A portion of the Cryptomeria japonica chromosome 5, Sugi_1.0, whole genome shotgun sequence genome contains these proteins:
- the LOC131875854 gene encoding uncharacterized protein LOC131875854, which produces MSGSRKNTSTKPEEVVGPVPITEELMEQRDKKGKVDEGTSTSTQPPPDTKATSTQPPPTATTQPPIFTSSSTTIHVTMSVSTPTDTFATASVTSPPLIQKTAPVMNPTTERVTIYNIEFDSDQEDQQPIIQLAQRKNLQEKQSAKGQKEQDELDDEHDERFVLTPLDQEIFFKEIEVEGGLKEIDKANKGFEDEVSERLGELNKQQQLNIDMALQKNQAQQSASTQDVQILEQEEGKSKNKEEEKDEGEEQLQKEAITEEPGKTKKVKTIQHFSRSGSGEVIADITAPIQVEGGGSPKYQVSQVGLGKQTKWGELDTFEFSTNVVRRQMENEHSSQAEVKA; this is translated from the exons ATGTCTGGTTCTAGAAAGAACACATCTACAAAACCTGAGGAAGTTGTTGGACCTGTGCCAATCACAGAGGAGCTCATGGAACAG AGAGATAAGAAAGGAAAGGTTGATGAAGGAACGTCTACATCAACTCAACCTCCTCCTGACACAAAAGCAACATCAACTCAACCTCCACCTACTGCAACAACGCAGCCTCCTATTTTTACATCGTCGAGTACTACAATTCATGTGACAATGTCGGTGTCTACACCGACTGATACATTTGCTACAGCATCAGTAACATCACCCCCATTAATACAAAAGACTGCACCTGTAATGAATCCTACTACTGAAAGGGTGACCATTTATAATATTGAGTTTGATTCTGATCAAGAGGATCAACAACCTATTATACAATTGGCACAAAGGAAG AATCTACAAGAGAAGCAGTCGGCTAAAGGGCAAAAAGAACAAGATGAGCttgatgatgaacatgatgaaagatTTGTTTTAACTCCTTTGGACCAAGAAATATTTTTtaaggaaatagaagttgaaggagGATTGAAAGAGATAGATAAAGCCAATAAAGGGTTTGAAGACGAAGTGAGCGAAAGGTTAGGAGAGTTGAATAAACAACAACAGTTGAATATTGATATGGCTCTCCAAAAAAACCAAGCTCAACAGAGTGCTTCAACCCAAGATGTTCAAATTCTTGAGCAGGAAGAGGGTAAAAGTAAGAATAAAGAGGAAgaaaaagatgaaggagaagagcaGTTACAAAAG GAAGCAATCACTGAAGAGCCAGGGAAAACAAAGAAGGTGAAGACCATACAACATTTTTCTAGATCTGGTTCTGGTGAGGTGATTGCTGATATTACAGCTCCTATACAAGTTGAAGGAGGAGGCTCCCCGAAATACCAAGTTTCACAAGTTGGATTGGGTaaacagaccaagtggggagagttagatacTTTTGAATTTTCCACCAATGTAGTAAGGAGACAGATGGAGAATGAACATAGTTCTCAAGCAGAAGTTAAAGCATAG